A stretch of DNA from Mesotoga infera:
TCTGAAGAGAAAGGTGGAGATGTCTGGTCATCCTCGACGAGTTGGCTACCAATTCGAGAAAACTCCCATTCATTGTGTCCGGATCGATCGAACCTAGTCTAATTCTCCAGTCTCCTGGAATCTTTTCAAGCTCGTAAAGAAGTTCAGCGAGAGATGTATCGAAATCAAAGCCGTAATATCCGATATTGATTCCCGTCAACACTATCTCTTTAAAGCCTCTTTTCACTAAACCGCTAAACTCTTTCTTGACCAGATCAACAGGCTTGCTGACTATCTTGTTGCCCCTTGCCAGTCTGATTCTGCAATAGGAGCAGTGGTTCAAACATCCGTCCTCGATTCCCAAGAAAGCCCTGGTCCTTCCCTCAATACTGGAAGTAACAGTCAAAAAATCTCCCTTCTCGACTCCATCTGGGCGATTCAACTGCTTCGAGACAAATTTATGTATGGCCGTCTTCTCTCTGACTCCAATCACTTCATCAGCTCCGAGTCTTCGTAATTGATCCGGTGAAAGCTCGGAGTAACAGCCTGCAATTATAATCTTTGAATTCGGATTGAGTCCCTTCAGCCTCCTGAAAAGCTGTCTCAGTTTTCGTTCCGCTTCGGAGGTTACTGTGCATGAATTTAGAATGAAGAGATCTGCCTGTTCCTTGGAAAAACTCACTTCGTAATCTTCCAATCTCTCGGCCATTGCCTGAGATTCATATTGGTTCATCTTGCAGCCGAAAGTATAGATTGAAACCGTTTTCCTCATCTATCGATCTTGCCTTGCGTCGCTGCATGAATAAGGTAAATCCTGTTTACTATTCCCATCAGTTTCCCTTCGTCATCGACTACGGGCAATATCTTAAGCCCATTCTTGATGAGAAGGTCGGCGGCATAAATTACGGTATCATCAGGCTTGATTAGCACCGGCGGTTTCACCATGTGCTGTGAGACTCGGTCGTCCTTTATCTTTCCCAATCGTATGACGAACTGATGCGTATCGGGAATGAATGATGCTGACTGAAGAAGGCTGAAGTAGCTGGGGAGGGCGCTCTTGATTACGTCGCTTTCACTAAGAAACCCAACAACTCTGAATTCCTCGTCGACAACTGGAAGACCTGATTTGTTCTGCCTCAAACAGAAGACGATGAAATCCTCTATTGTTTCATCCTCGAAAATCGTCGAAACATCTCTAATCATTGCTTCGCTTACTTTCATTCAGATCACTCCAGTTCACGCACATCGAAAGAATCTATATGCTTGTCTATGTCTTTAGTAGATATTAGTTCTTTGCTTATGTATTCAGCTTCCGCAACGGCCGCAGACATACCCCTCTTTGCTGCCAAGAAGCAATCCTTTTCGTTCTCAATCATTGAGTGGACAACCCCTGCCATGAATGCATCGCCGGTTCCCAGCAGGTGAGATCTATCGATATGAGCCCTGGTCTTGAAAAGCCAGACTCCATCTTGTGTGGCTATGACGTCGCCTTCTATAGCGTATGAGAGTATTGCCAGTTTGGCGCCCTTTTCTATGATTTTCTTCGCCGCTCTGACATAATCGTTGAGATCAACGAGGCTCTCTCCGAAAATCAGTTTTCTGCTTCTCAGATCCGGACGAGCCACAGTTATAACTCCTGCTTCTACTGCCATTTCAAAGGCAGGACCGGTACCTTCGGCGAATGCTAACTTGCCCGTATCAGTGACCTTTTTGCACAGTGTCCTGCAAATGTCGTTTTCCACACCTCTCGGAATACTGCCGGAGATCACGACATGCCTGACTCGCGAAAGAGCCACTTCGAACCTTCGGAGAAACATCCGTAAGTCATCCGGCTTTACCAGAGGGCCGGATGAGTTTATCTCGGTTATTGTGTCACCCAACGGATCGACTATTGCGATATTCTCTCTGGTTTCTTCCTCCACATGCACGAAACCGGTGGTTATCAAGTCACTTATAAGACGCATTCTCTCTTCGACTACTTTGCCAATATTACCGCCGAGAAAACCGATAGCTACGTTTCGAACCCCAAGACCGGAGAGAATTACTGACACATTTATGCCCTTACCCCCAGGATCCATCACTGAGTAACTGGGATTCTTCACCCTGTGGAATTCGTTTATCTTGAAATTCTCAACAACAATTTCCCTGTCGAGAGCAGGGTTAAGAGTAACCGTAAGGACGTTCACCACTCACCTCCGATAGAGAGGAATTATCGGTTGTTCAGAACGAAAAGTTCCGGACTTCCAACATATGAAATTTTACCATTTTTCAGAACAATCAACAAATCAGAAATGTCTAGAAGTCTCAAAACAAACCTGGAAGAGATAATCATAGTCACATTGTTTCTTGTCTCTAGAAGTATGTTTTTCACCTCGTTGCAAGCGTCGTCGTCAAGGTGATCGAGAATGTTGTCAAGAATGATTATTTCCGGATGGCGGACGAGAGTCGAAAAGACCAGTAATGAAAGCCTCTTGAAGAGAGGAATGCTCTTCAGAGACGTCTCCGCTTTTACCGAGAGGAGGTCAAGTAAGTCGAGCTCGTGAAAAAGGTCCAGTTCACTTTCTTCGAAATCCTCGAACTCAAAGCTCTTGCCTTTCAAAAACCTGAAGAATTCAATCAGCGAGAAGTTAGACATCGCTTCAAGAAAGGTTGTATCGACATAAGCTACCCGCCTTCTCACACTCTTTCTATCTAGATTGTCAATATCCGCCCCGAAGAGCCTTATCGAGCCGGTATAGCTCACTTTATCGAATAGTTCTTCATTCAAATGAATGAAACTCCGCAGAAGAGCAGATTTTCCTGATCCTCTTGCACCCTGAAGAAGAGCGATGCTTCCCTTTGGCACATCCAGAGAAATGCTGTCGAGCATTTTCTTGCCTTCGACCAGTAGTGAGAATTCCTTAAGAGAAAGAGCAGCCTCAATCACGAGACTGCTCCTCTTTACCGTTCTTATCGTTTAAACGACTAAAAATCTCTCTGTTGGCTAGTAAATCGCCATTCTTGGCTTTCTTCAACAATTCAATTTGGGAAAGAATCCTGGGACTAGTTTCAACTGGTCTTGCTCTCTTTTTTTCGGCCAAGTTTTCACGTCCCTTCGCGTGTGTTTACTATTATAAACACAGACTCTTTGCTCGAAAATGATACGTAAATTAAGAGCCTGTAATTAAATGGCTAAGTTAGTCACGTTTGGACGTGTTCAGCATGCCGAGCAACGCCTTCAGTTGTTTGCTTCTAGAAGGGTGTCTCAATTTCCTAAGAGCCTTAACTTCTATCTGTCGGATTCTCTCTCTAGTAACGTTGAAAAACTGTCCCACTTCTTCAAGAGTCTTTGTCTTTCCATCTAGCAGACCATATCTCATCTTCAACACCATAGCTTCTCTTGGGGAAAGAGTGTCTAGAATCTGATCTATCTGTTCTCTCAACAACATCTTCATGGCAGCTTCTTCCGGCTGCTCCATAGAATCGTCATGAATGAAGTCGCCCATTGTCGATTCTTCATCGCCACTTATTGGCGACTCGAGCGAAACCGTCTCCTTCGATGCAGCCAAAATCTCTTCGATCTTCTCCGGTGTCTTGCCGGTTAACTTGCCCAGTTCTTCGATCGTCGGATACTCTCCGAAATCCTGCAAGTGTTCCCTGATAACCTTGTTCAGCTTGTTTATCGTTTCAACCATGTGAACGGGAACCCGTATCGTTCTTGCCTGGTCTGCAATAGCCCTCGTGATGGCCTGCCTGATCCACCAGGTAGCGTAAGTGCTGAACTTGTAGCCCTTCTTCCAGTCAAATTTCTCGACGGCTTTGATCAGCCCTATGTTTCCTTCCTGAATAAGGTCAAGGAATGTGAGGCCGCGTCCGATGTATCTCTTAGCTATAGAAACTACAAGTCTCAGGTTAGCTGTGATCAGCTCTTCCTTTGCTTTCGGTTCGCCTTTCTGAGCGCGACGCGCAAGCTCTCTTTCTCTGCTTGGAGTCAGGAGTGAGATCTTGCCGATCTCCTTAAGATACATCTTTATCGGGTCTTTTAGTGAGATGTTGTCATACATTTCGGGTGTTGTCTCCAGTATCGAAACGAGTTCTTCGCCGCCTTCATTCTCTATGTCATCGTCTTCCTCTACGGGTTCTTTTTCAACGATATTAATTTTGTTCTTCTCGAATTCCTCATAGATTGATTCAACAAGAGTTGAGTCAAAACCTTCATAATCTGGCGGGAAAGCGCTGTCGATATCTTCGTATGTGATGAAGCCCTTCTTCTTTCCCTGCCTGAGAAGTTTCTTGATTCGCTTATCTATCTCTTCTTTGTTAATCAGAACATTGCTTTCGCCGTTATCGTCTGTTTCGGATTCTTCAACAACAATTTTTTCGGCAAGTGATTTGATGTTCTCTTCAATGACCGCAGTCTTTGACGTCGTTTTCTTTTTTTGCTTTTCCAAATTAATCGCCACCCTTCATCTTTCTATCGAGCAGTCTTCTAAGCTCGATCCTCCTGACCAGCAAAGCTCTTTTCGCCCCCTCGTCCATTACCTTTGGCAGCTTTCTGTCGATCTCGGCCATTTCTTCTTCTACAAGTCTCTTATTTGCGTACTCACCGGTTGTCCGAAGTATTCTCTGAGCCGTCTCGTAATCAATGCAAATGGATGCCAGATCGATAAGTTCTCTGCCAATGCTTTCTTCCACAAGATCAAGTAACTCCTCAAGTTCCAACCCCCTTTTCATTCCCTTGAGAAGCTCCTTCAAATCTCTGCTCTCTTCCATAAGCTCGAGTTGCTTCACAACTGTTTCTCGAAGAGCCGAATGCTGAAGATAAATTCTAATATGATCTTTCAGTTTCAGAATGACGCCGCTTTTCAACTCTTTCCCAGTATTCCTGGAACCAACACCGCGAAGAGCCGATTCAAGCTCCCGCTCTGAATAACCTGTCTTCTCTGAAAGCGCGGCCACTGTCAATTGAACCGTCGCAAGGTTCCCCGAGTTCCTGAAACTCACTACATACGGCCTCAGGTACTCTATTAGGTGTTTTCTACCCTGAGGGACAGACAAATCAAGCTTTCTGGAATAGAACTCAACCCTGAAGGCAGCCCCTGGTATTGCGACCGCCAGAACCTCCTTTATTGCCTTTGCCCCTTCCATAACGAAAAGATCTGCAGGGTCCTTGTAATCTCGCATCATCACCACGGCGGTTGTAAAATCCATCTTCTCTGCTACGTCTACTGATCTTAGCGTCGCTGCCTGACCGGCCGCATCTGAGTCGAGAAAGAACAGGAGATTCCTTGTGTAATTCCCCAGAATCCGGAGATGTTTTTCCGTCAATGCCGTTCCTAGCAAACCGACAGCGTTGGTAACACCCGCTTCGAAAAGTGAAATAACGTCGAAATAGCCTTCCGCAATTACAGCGTAGTTCAACTGCTTGATTGCCGCTTTGGCACGTGAAAGGTTGAATAAGAGCCTGTTCTTCTGGAAGTATTTCGATTCGGAGGAATTCATATATTTAGGCCCCTGCTCGGCAGTCATTATTCTTCCACCGAATCCAACAACTCTTCCCGACTCGTTGTCAATGGGAATCATCAATCTGCCCGCGAATCTGTCCTTGAAGGAAGTCCCTCTTCTCAACAATACTCCGAACTGAAGAAGCGACTTCTCATCGACCCTTAGTTTCGACGGTAATGACTGAGGAAAAGTTCTTTCGTCTGGCGAATAACCGAGCTGAAACTCACTTATCGTGTTTTGTGAAAGTCTTCTCTTATCCTCAAGATACTTGAGAATATCATCATTGTTTTCTCTCAGTTCCTTGTTATATATGCTTGCGAGACGAGACATAATAGCCGTGTATCTGTCGTATTCAGACTCGGCCATATCGACTTCGATGGAGATACCTGCGTAGTCGGCGAGTCGTTTCACGGCTTCGGAGAATGAAAGATTCTCAATCTTTTGGTAGAAAGTGATGATATCACCTTTTTCACCGCAGCCAAAGCAATGAAAGAAGCCCCTTTGAGGGTGAACATAGAATGAAGGATCGTTGTCACTGTGAAATGGGCATAGTCCCCTGTAAGAGCTTCCGGCCTTCTGCAGGTTCACGTAACGTCCTATGAATTCGACGATATTTATAGACTTCTTGATCTCGTCGAGTTCCTCTTTAGTGAACACTGAATCACCACCGGCAAAAAAAGGCCCATACGCTCTGAGTACGGGCCGTATTTTAGTAAAACGTGTTAACGCTTGGAGAACTGAGGTGCTCTTCTTGCCTTCTTGAGACCGTACTTCTTTCTCTCGACTTCTCTCGGGTCTCTGGTCAAGAGATTGTTCTGTCGAAGAAGCTTCCTGAGATCAGGATTGAACTTGATAAGCGCTCTGGCTATTCCAAGGCTTATTGCCCCCGCCTGCCCGGCAAGTCCACCACCATCGACTCTTATCAACATGTCGAATCTTCCCATTGTGTTAGTAACGACAGCGGGTTTAAGTGCGCTTCTCACCCATGCGTCATTTGAAAGATATTCCTTGAGGTCTGAATATGCTTTTCCATTTATTAGAAGTTTTCCGGTTCCAGGTCTTAGGTGAACTCTGGCGACAGAGGTCTTCCTTCTGCCAGTTCCATAGTAATCTACAAAGTCAGCCATGCCTCAACCTCCTCATTTAACCAGTTCGATCAATTCGGGTTTCTGTGCAGCGTGTTCATGCTCGGGACCTGCATATACTTTAAGCTTCTTGAGCATCCTTTCGCCAAGAGCCTTCTTGGGGAGCATTCTTTTAACTGCAAGTCTAACGACTCTGTCCGGGAATTTCTCCATCATCTGTCTTGCTGTTCTTTCCTTGATGCCGCCCGGATAACCCGAGTATCTGTAGTATTTTTTCTGGTCGAGTTTATTGCCGGTAAGCTTGACTTTGTCTGCATTTACTACTATGACAAAATCGCCGGTATCCAGATGGGGGGTGTAATAAGGTTTGTTCTTTCCCATAAGTACCATGGCAATTTGGCCAGCAAGTCTTCCAAGGGGAACGTCAGTCGCGTCGACTACGTACCATTTCTTCTCTATTTTGTTGCCATTGTGATCAACGAGGTAACCGAGAGTTTTCTCGATTTCTCCCTTTCTTTTCGTCTGCACCTTGGAGTGGGTCACTGCCCATCTGCACACAGGTGTTTTCTGAATCTTCATAGATGCAATCCTCCTCAACAGAACAGCTTACTCGCTGTAGACACTGACGTACTTGCGGTTGTTCTTCTCTTCGAAGCGAACCTTACCGTCTATGAGAGCGAAGAGGGTGTGATCTCTGCCGAGCCCTACATTGTTTCCGGGGTGTATCTTTGTCCCTCTCTGCCTGACGATTATCGATCCGGCCTTTACAGCTGAAGATTCGCCTCTTTTAACCCCAAGATACTTGGGATTACTATCTCTTCCGTTTGTTCTACCAGCGCTTTTTCGGGCCATCTCACTTCACCCCCGTCTCAATTTTGTCAATAGAGACTTCAGTGAACCACTGTCTGTGACCGTTGACTCTGTCGAAGTTCTTCCGGGCTCCAAACTTGACAACAAGCACTTTCTTGTCTCTACCGTGAGAAACAACCTTGCCTACAACTTTCGCTCCGTCCACATAAGGTTTGCCTACCGTTGCTTCCTGCCCATCGTGGACGAGAATAACTCTGTCAAAGACTATCTCGTCTCCGCTTTCCTTTCCGTTCTGCCTTTCGGTGAAGAGAGTCATACCTTCCTCGACTCTATATTGTCTTCCCGAGGCTTCAATGATGGCGTACACTAAGAGCCACCTCCTCATGCAATAGAAATGTGCTGAAACTAGGTACCTAACGGATTTAAAACCTGCTTCAAGCACGAAAAAAACGCTCGCGATCAAAATTCTATCACAAGTGGCAATGAGGGGAGAGTCTCTGGGTAACGTTTGTATTACGAACGAGAAAGGGTTTTGAATTACTCGAGATCTTCCATTGAATAAGTTTACCATATTGACAGCGCTACGGCCCGTGATATAATCGGTTACGAGGACGGAGGCGTATCCTAATTGGCTAAGGAGCCGGTCTCGAAAATCGGTGGGGTTGATGCCCCTTGTGGGTTCGAGTCCCACCGCCTCCGCCAGAGGGCGGTTTCGCCCTATTTTTTTGGAGGTGGTAGCGTGATCCTGGATAGAGCCCTGAGGCTTCTCAAAGGAAGGAAAGAAAAGCTGGATTACTCTATTCCCAAAGAATGGCTTCCTACAGGATATTCCGGCACACTGAAACTGAGAGATCGCTACATATTTGTAGACCCCTACGAATTCAGCTCGACAATAGTCGAAGGCATTTTATCAAGAGCCGAGAAGGGAAGAGATTACTCTAAATCGCTGGGTAGAATGAGGATGGAAAACGAGAGCACCTGGATAAACTCTGCTATCATATACGGTTCATTCGTAAGATCGACCACTGCCTACTCACATCATGATCCTGAGCTGTTTTCCGAACTGGATTCTCAACAGTACTCGGAATCAGGGAC
This window harbors:
- the mtaB gene encoding tRNA (N(6)-L-threonylcarbamoyladenosine(37)-C(2))-methylthiotransferase MtaB; this encodes MRKTVSIYTFGCKMNQYESQAMAERLEDYEVSFSKEQADLFILNSCTVTSEAERKLRQLFRRLKGLNPNSKIIIAGCYSELSPDQLRRLGADEVIGVREKTAIHKFVSKQLNRPDGVEKGDFLTVTSSIEGRTRAFLGIEDGCLNHCSYCRIRLARGNKIVSKPVDLVKKEFSGLVKRGFKEIVLTGINIGYYGFDFDTSLAELLYELEKIPGDWRIRLGSIDPDTMNGSFLELVANSSRMTRHLHLSLQSGSDAVLRSMRRKYTIDAYLGAVERARSIDSRFAFTTDLITGFPGESDEDHRKTLRIIETVGFLKVHVFRFSRRPGTEAAEMTGQIDSGVKKVRSVELMKEAVRSRERYLERQIGWTNRVLIERTDSSLSHGFDEYYIPHRILGRHEGFVDAKIIELQSNEEGSDAELYCRSVV
- the dnaG gene encoding DNA primase, whose product is MFTKEELDEIKKSINIVEFIGRYVNLQKAGSSYRGLCPFHSDNDPSFYVHPQRGFFHCFGCGEKGDIITFYQKIENLSFSEAVKRLADYAGISIEVDMAESEYDRYTAIMSRLASIYNKELRENNDDILKYLEDKRRLSQNTISEFQLGYSPDERTFPQSLPSKLRVDEKSLLQFGVLLRRGTSFKDRFAGRLMIPIDNESGRVVGFGGRIMTAEQGPKYMNSSESKYFQKNRLLFNLSRAKAAIKQLNYAVIAEGYFDVISLFEAGVTNAVGLLGTALTEKHLRILGNYTRNLLFFLDSDAAGQAATLRSVDVAEKMDFTTAVVMMRDYKDPADLFVMEGAKAIKEVLAVAIPGAAFRVEFYSRKLDLSVPQGRKHLIEYLRPYVVSFRNSGNLATVQLTVAALSEKTGYSERELESALRGVGSRNTGKELKSGVILKLKDHIRIYLQHSALRETVVKQLELMEESRDLKELLKGMKRGLELEELLDLVEESIGRELIDLASICIDYETAQRILRTTGEYANKRLVEEEMAEIDRKLPKVMDEGAKRALLVRRIELRRLLDRKMKGGD
- a CDS encoding ATP-binding cassette domain-containing protein yields the protein MIEAALSLKEFSLLVEGKKMLDSISLDVPKGSIALLQGARGSGKSALLRSFIHLNEELFDKVSYTGSIRLFGADIDNLDRKSVRRRVAYVDTTFLEAMSNFSLIEFFRFLKGKSFEFEDFEESELDLFHELDLLDLLSVKAETSLKSIPLFKRLSLLVFSTLVRHPEIIILDNILDHLDDDACNEVKNILLETRNNVTMIISSRFVLRLLDISDLLIVLKNGKISYVGSPELFVLNNR
- a CDS encoding 50S ribosomal protein L13; this encodes MKIQKTPVCRWAVTHSKVQTKRKGEIEKTLGYLVDHNGNKIEKKWYVVDATDVPLGRLAGQIAMVLMGKNKPYYTPHLDTGDFVIVVNADKVKLTGNKLDQKKYYRYSGYPGGIKERTARQMMEKFPDRVVRLAVKRMLPKKALGERMLKKLKVYAGPEHEHAAQKPELIELVK
- a CDS encoding 50S ribosomal protein L27 — its product is MARKSAGRTNGRDSNPKYLGVKRGESSAVKAGSIIVRQRGTKIHPGNNVGLGRDHTLFALIDGKVRFEEKNNRKYVSVYSE
- a CDS encoding CBS domain-containing protein yields the protein MKVSEAMIRDVSTIFEDETIEDFIVFCLRQNKSGLPVVDEEFRVVGFLSESDVIKSALPSYFSLLQSASFIPDTHQFVIRLGKIKDDRVSQHMVKPPVLIKPDDTVIYAADLLIKNGLKILPVVDDEGKLMGIVNRIYLIHAATQGKIDR
- a CDS encoding 30S ribosomal protein S9, which produces MADFVDYYGTGRRKTSVARVHLRPGTGKLLINGKAYSDLKEYLSNDAWVRSALKPAVVTNTMGRFDMLIRVDGGGLAGQAGAISLGIARALIKFNPDLRKLLRQNNLLTRDPREVERKKYGLKKARRAPQFSKR
- the rpoD gene encoding RNA polymerase sigma factor RpoD, coding for MEKQKKKTTSKTAVIEENIKSLAEKIVVEESETDDNGESNVLINKEEIDKRIKKLLRQGKKKGFITYEDIDSAFPPDYEGFDSTLVESIYEEFEKNKINIVEKEPVEEDDDIENEGGEELVSILETTPEMYDNISLKDPIKMYLKEIGKISLLTPSRERELARRAQKGEPKAKEELITANLRLVVSIAKRYIGRGLTFLDLIQEGNIGLIKAVEKFDWKKGYKFSTYATWWIRQAITRAIADQARTIRVPVHMVETINKLNKVIREHLQDFGEYPTIEELGKLTGKTPEKIEEILAASKETVSLESPISGDEESTMGDFIHDDSMEQPEEAAMKMLLREQIDQILDTLSPREAMVLKMRYGLLDGKTKTLEEVGQFFNVTRERIRQIEVKALRKLRHPSRSKQLKALLGMLNTSKRD
- the rplU gene encoding 50S ribosomal protein L21 — encoded protein: MYAIIEASGRQYRVEEGMTLFTERQNGKESGDEIVFDRVILVHDGQEATVGKPYVDGAKVVGKVVSHGRDKKVLVVKFGARKNFDRVNGHRQWFTEVSIDKIETGVK
- a CDS encoding 1-phosphofructokinase family hexose kinase; protein product: MNVLTVTLNPALDREIVVENFKINEFHRVKNPSYSVMDPGGKGINVSVILSGLGVRNVAIGFLGGNIGKVVEERMRLISDLITTGFVHVEEETRENIAIVDPLGDTITEINSSGPLVKPDDLRMFLRRFEVALSRVRHVVISGSIPRGVENDICRTLCKKVTDTGKLAFAEGTGPAFEMAVEAGVITVARPDLRSRKLIFGESLVDLNDYVRAAKKIIEKGAKLAILSYAIEGDVIATQDGVWLFKTRAHIDRSHLLGTGDAFMAGVVHSMIENEKDCFLAAKRGMSAAVAEAEYISKELISTKDIDKHIDSFDVRELE